In a single window of the Candidatus Cloacimonadota bacterium genome:
- a CDS encoding T9SS type A sorting domain-containing protein → MKKLIVLLSVIVAINILFADLEINIPFDLDIIGPSYTENGNYEHTTDWITLTNTGTEIQTYTLLYSFQNLPAGWTMSVCNPLYCFIPNFPSPIELAPNESIQIHIVINVSSIGGYNFNFTFNGEDLTEPLSYDFTFNTADNVGIEHDDFILNDEILLTNYPNPFKETTTISFQFSNKQNQQNEQIKLEIYNIKGQKIRTFPNLQINKSTNQQIIWDGRDENGSRVLGGIYFYELSNGKTHKINKMILW, encoded by the coding sequence ATGAAAAAATTAATTGTATTATTAAGTGTTATAGTTGCGATCAACATCCTTTTCGCAGACTTGGAGATCAATATTCCTTTTGATTTGGATATTATCGGTCCTTCCTATACGGAAAACGGAAATTATGAACATACAACCGATTGGATCACTTTGACCAATACCGGCACAGAAATTCAGACCTACACTCTTTTATATTCATTTCAAAATCTACCTGCAGGTTGGACTATGAGTGTTTGTAATCCACTCTATTGCTTCATCCCCAATTTTCCCTCTCCCATCGAACTTGCTCCGAATGAATCAATACAAATTCACATTGTTATTAATGTAAGCAGTATTGGAGGTTACAATTTTAATTTTACTTTTAACGGGGAAGATCTGACTGAACCTCTTAGTTATGATTTCACTTTTAATACCGCCGATAATGTCGGGATCGAACATGATGATTTTATCTTGAACGACGAAATCCTTTTAACAAATTATCCCAATCCCTTCAAGGAAACAACCACGATTTCTTTTCAATTTAGCAACAAACAAAACCAACAAAACGAACAAATAAAACTTGAAATTTATAATATCAAAGGACAGAAGATCAGAACCTTCCCAAATCTCCAAATCAATAAATCAACAAATCAACAAATTATCTGGGATGGAAGAGATGAAAACGGTTCTAGAGTTTTAGGTGGAATTTATTTCTATGAACTTTCAAATGGAAAAACTCATAAAATTAACAAGATGATCTTGTGGTAA